The genomic region GGCTTtgctcagtaaaaaaaaaaaaaaaagtctgatatAAGCCATACCCATTGACCACTTCCACCTGATTTGAAATATCATGAGTGGGTCATTTTCCAAGTCATCTGTCATTTCAGCTTTACTCAAACCCCAGCATCAGCATCACTTAGCGAgtgaggagaagaaggagacaCGCTGCCTCCCCTGTTTTGTGCCTTCCTTCTCCTGCCTTTGGATTTAGCTTTGGCAAATCTGCTATTGGGATGTTTGACTTGGATGTGACCGCGCAGGCTGTCCTGTGTCTGAGCGGTCAGgccacactcttcacacacgtACAGCTTGTCCCGGCGTTCCTTGTAGGCATACTGTTGGACCACACCATGAACCTTTTTAAGGTGAGCCTCCAGGGAGCAGCGCTGAGTGAAGGCCTTCTCACACACGTCGCACTTAAAGGGCCGGACACCTGCAAGAGAAATTGACCGGCTTACTGAGGTGTgacaaagagagaggaagagaagaaaagatggGAACACGTGATGGCCAGCTCACCTGTATGGGTGCGCACGTGCCTCTTGAGGTCGAAAGTGTCATTGAAGCCTTTCCCACAGTATTCACACGAGTACCTCTTAAAGTCGCTATGAGTCCTTAAATGACGTTTCATCACTCGAGCAAGACTGAAAGTCTTATGGCATATCGGACAGGAGAAAAGGGAATCTGGTGTGGTTTGGGAGACATTTGATGTTTCGTTTTCCATCTCAGTCAACTGCATAAAAGAAGGGAATTAAAAAGAGATATTTCAACTCAGTTTTATTTGTGCAGCCCTTAACAATacacatcatctcacagcaTGTATGgagatttagatccctaatgtCAAggtaaagaaaacagaaatctTTAGAAAGGAATCAGGCATAAATTAAACCCATTTTCTTCTAAGTCACACCAGATAGTGAGGTAAATAATTCATATTCAGTAACTGCGTACCATAATGTCAcaaaatatgtacaaaatattCAGTATGAGAATATTCTGAATAAGATCCCCTGTGCTGAAGCCATCATCTTTAAGATTACAGCAAATACAAATGTCCTGCATTCAAGTAAGATTATCTACTGAAGCAATCAGTAAAAATGCTGCGTAGAATCAATTACGGCAAAGAAAATAGAGACTAAATATCTCAAAAGTGGCAGCAGGCACCCCAATAAGAATTTTCTTTAATTTCCCCCAAAATCTAATGAATCTGACCTTATTTTTGGAGCAGATGAAAGGAGGCCTGTGTGAGCTCGACTCCTGCGTGGCAGAGCTGGACAGCTGGGCAGTCGAGCTGTGagattgattgtgtgtgtgtgtggtcttgcTTTGTGTGGTGGAAGGACAGACGGGCAGCTCAGCAGGGCTGTGAGCGCACTCTTCATGGCCATGATGAGTGAAGAGCCACACTGAAAAGCAAGCAAAATTGGTCTGTTATACTGTCCAGTTAAATGAGCGCTAACAATTCCACCAATGGGTCAGGACTGTGTCCACCTCGGACTGCAAATTTCCCATTCTCCAATACACTCAATACATCTTGTAGCTATTTGATAAAGTAAATCAGGGAGCACAGAAATAACCAAACTGAGCCAGTGACTCACCAGGCCCTGAGCTGGACACCCCTGAAGCGCATGAATGACCTACACACTTGGTACATGCTGAAGCCTATGCAGTGGATTTCAAAGGGAAAACACTCACAGTGTAACCCTCATGACCGAGGATTAAGCACAGTAGCTCCAGCTAGCTCTTTGTACCCTCATTCTATACTCGAGTGAAAAACAATAAATGGCCCTCCAATAACAGCGGTGATCGAAGGGACAATTTAAGGGACACTTTGCTCCCAAAAACGTTATTTTGATTCTAAAACTTGCGGAGAGGAAGATAACGTAGGTCGTGTTCAAGTatgaaacataataataaatgaatcagtatTAAACTATAAACTCTGAGACGGACTGTTTGATGTTTTTAATATACAATGTGACCTTTTTTTTACTCcatttctccatctttctccaCTGGGACAGTTTTCCTGGTGCTTCACTGTCGATGAGAATTTTCTTCTTAAACTGAATAAGGTTTACTTTTATAGACAGTTGTATTTACTGTAAATTTTGTTCTTATCTTACATTTTCATCTACGCTATATTGgcaagttttgggacacccctccaaatcattgaattcaggtgttgtttttcaggggttgggcttttggacaatttcatgctctttgtgggaacagtttggggatgaccccttcctgttccaacatgactgcacaccagtgaacaaagcaaggtccataaagacatggatgagtgagtttggtgtggaggaacttgactggcctgcacagagtcctgacttcaaccccatagaacacctttgggatgaattagagtggagactgtgagccagaccttctcgtccaacatcagtgcctgacctcacaaatgtgcttctagaggaatggtcaaaaattcccataaacacactcctaaaccttgtggaaagccttcccagaagagttgaagctgttatagctgcaaagggcgggacaacttcatattacattcatgtgcatgtaaaggcagacgtcccagttttgacctggctcgcagtctccgctctaatttatcccaaagatgttctatggggttgaggttaggactaaactgttcccacaaagttgggggcaggaaattgtccaaaatgtcttggtatgaagctgaagcattaagagttcctttcactggaactaaggggccgagcccaacccctgaattcaatgatttggtggggtgtcccaaaacttttggcaatatagtgtatttgtttttatgtagTCCTAGGTATGATgctactcgtgtgtgtgtgtgtgtgtgtgtgtgtgtgtgtgtgtgtgtacatggtcgTGAAGAAAGATTTCATTCTAAAGTTAATCAGAGGAATGTCTATAAAGCCCTGACTTGAACACTTGAGTTTATTGTGTATGTAGTAGTTCTTGATTTGTTGATCTTTTCAAAACAACTTTTATTCTGCAGTTTAATGTGTAGAAATACATACAGCTAGTCAGCAGTATATAGGTAACATTATTTAGGCTACAAATTAATCGAATTGCATGTTTAATTCAAGCTAGTTTTGACCCCATGACTGTGAAGGGCGAAGCAGGAATCCCAAACCCAAATCTCCTCTAAATGAACAATAACCCTATTCACTGGATGCTCTACTCAAACACCTGTAAAGATCTCCGGTGTTATTCTTCAGCCCAAACGTTTAATCTTAAAAGAATTAGTGAACATGATGACCATctctgctttataaataaatacaataacacaaacactcacctgGTGTGTAGATGTCTCCTCGCGCACAGTCAGGTACTTCATTCCAGTTTCTTTTCCCGGAAGTGGTGCTCGTCTTTTTAACCAGAAACACTCGCGGCATTTTTAGTTTATATTTCTTTTGCTCAAGAATCTTCTGCTGTTAATTTCAAGACTTTATGTATTCACCAACCTCTACGCTGTTACCTGTGGCACAATGTCAAACTTAACCCGCTTTCGAAATGTTGGTGAAGTTCACTTTTCCTTCACGCGCCCATCTGAACAGAGCTGAACAGATTCATTTACCCAACACCGCGACCAGGTAAGTCTCACGCATGCGCATTAAAGTAACGGTGCGAACCCTCTAAAGCGTGCCAGTTACACACCAAAGGAAACATTATATTTCTGTCTATGTTTTTAATTTGAGACAAGCAAAAAATCATGGGGATAATAtagataaaattaaaaacacgTAAAGTGCGGAAAAACCAAGTTACTCCTGTCAGgtagtgtggggtgtgtgagttGTTCGGCCCATGGGTGTGGGCATGGTTCGAGTAATTACTGGGACAGCAGGCTTTGTTGGATGAATGAAATAAGAGTCGGTGGGCCTGAGGGTGTGGACggttggggtgggggtgtgtatGTGCCATTGCTTAAGTATAGACAGCAATTAGcatttaagacacacacacattgtcttgACCACATCATTGTAGTTATACAGTGTGGCCTGGTGGGGGAAAAATGATGTAATCAAGATGCGCGTGACTACAGGTTGACACCTAGTTAACTAAGTGTCACACATTTTGGGTCATTTGGACTTACATAAGTCCACATAAGAGTCTTCATTAAACACTATTCTTCCCCACTGCAAATGAATTCACAGCATTAATAAGGTCAGCTCTGCCCAGTACGGCTTCTGCCCCACTTCTGGGTGGCTTTAGTG from Hemibagrus wyckioides isolate EC202008001 linkage group LG18, SWU_Hwy_1.0, whole genome shotgun sequence harbors:
- the ovol1b gene encoding putative transcription factor Ovo-like 1, with translation MPRVFLVKKTSTTSGKRNWNEVPDCARGDIYTPVWLFTHHGHEECAHSPAELPVCPSTTQSKTTHTHNQSHSSTAQLSSSATQESSSHRPPFICSKNKLTEMENETSNVSQTTPDSLFSCPICHKTFSLARVMKRHLRTHSDFKRYSCEYCGKGFNDTFDLKRHVRTHTGVRPFKCDVCEKAFTQRCSLEAHLKKVHGVVQQYAYKERRDKLYVCEECGLTAQTQDSLRGHIQVKHPNSRFAKAKSKGRRRKAQNRGGSVSPSSPHSLSDADAGV